CGCACCACCCAGCAGCGTCGCCCACCGTTCTCAAAGAAGCCGCGCACAGCGTAAGCAAGATAACCAACGCCCGTGAATTCGCCGAACTGGGCCTGAAACTGCCGGAACGATTCCACCGGCACCGGTGTATCCAAAGGACCACGCCTGGCGATGCCGACAAACGCTGCAATATCGGTGCGCAACAAGACCGTGTCCGGAACAGTAGCGTCGGTACGCTCGATATAGATAGAGGGACGGGCGTAGTACATGGTTGTGGTGACGATGGCTTAACGACCAGCGCCTTCTAGCTCCAAAGTGAGCCCTTCGTGGACCAACTCCATGCTCTCGATACCCACCTCATTGCCGCTGGCTTTGAGCCCGGGGCCCTCAATCTTGTTGACCCAGGCGTTTTCGAAATTCCAGCGCATCACGTCCGCGTGGGCTTCGTTCATCAGAATGACGCTGCCGTTGCGGCGGACATTTTCGCCATTGGCAATCTGCTGATACCACTGCCACAGGCTATTATCCTGGACATAGCCACGCTTGAACATGAGATTGGCGTATTTTCTAAGGCCTGTGAGCTTACGCACATTGTTGATCGCGTCAGTACCTTCCCTGTAGTCCACGGCGTCACCTTCGGCGGTGAGGCCGCTGACTTCACTGAAAGCCGCCACTGTTAAGCCATCGATCTCAACACGAAAGTTAAAACTACGGAATGGGTCCGTACGGGTATCAGTGGGCATGAGTCAAACCTCCCTCGCTAGATTTCTGCGTCGGCTGTCCACAGGCCAATGCGAATAATCACGAATTCTGCCGGCTTGACCGGTGCGACGCCGATCATGCAGATCAGTCTTCCGTTGTCGATGTCGTCACGGGTCATCGTGGTCCTGTCACATTTCACGAAGAATCCTTCGGCAGGCGTTGTGCCTTCCAAAGCGCCGTTACGCCAGACCGTAGTCAGAAAGTTGGTTACGGCACGACGGACCCGTGCCCATAGTTCTTCGGCGTTGGGTTCGAAGACAACCCACTGCAGGCCTCGGTCGATGGAGTCTTCCAAGAAGATCAGTAATCGCCTTACGTTCACATATTTGTAGTCGTTGTC
The Nitrospira sp. genome window above contains:
- a CDS encoding phage tail protein, with the protein product MPTDTRTDPFRSFNFRVEIDGLTVAAFSEVSGLTAEGDAVDYREGTDAINNVRKLTGLRKYANLMFKRGYVQDNSLWQWYQQIANGENVRRNGSVILMNEAHADVMRWNFENAWVNKIEGPGLKASGNEVGIESMELVHEGLTLELEGAGR